DNA from Garra rufa chromosome 5, GarRuf1.0, whole genome shotgun sequence:
AGTGACTCAGAATGCAAAATGACACCTGATTTGCTGCATCACTGAAAGACTGTGAAAGAGGTGTTATATATGTATGCGGTTCCTGTCTCTTAGGTTTCCTTCTGGTCACAATGCGTCTAGCAAGTTGATGTTTCGACCTTTCACAAGTCTAAAGCAGTTCCCATTTCGCACATAAATCCAGAAAGCCCATAACCAATCTGTTTTACTTCTAAAAATATAGAAACATGGGTGCCCTGTGTTACAGGAACACATGACAAGAGCTCTCACCTAGGAACAGTCTGAAGGGACCAGTGACTGGCATATTCCCGCATAGCTCAGACaccgaaaaaagaaagaaaggacaaAGAATGTGTCATGCTGAAGAGGGAAGTGCTCTGAGTCTGTCAGCCATCTTGATGTTATAAGACGGGCTCAAAACAAAGATCTCTCAAATGAAAGCGAGTCGGTTGTCCAATGAACAGAAGTAGAAATAATCTATTTTACAAGACACCTTAATAAAGTAAGCACTAACACAAGAAAGATGTTCATAAATAACCCAGGAGCACTTGAGATCCGGGTAGCTGGAGAAAGACAAGACAgagttgaaagaaaaaaaaacaaaattccctTTAGTGCCTTAAAAAAGCActtattaaaagaaaaagaaaaattgatcactTGCAAGATTAACAACACAAAACACTGCTCTTCATTAGacatgtttgttgtttttttcctttgTTTTCATCAACAATCATCCTTGAGATTTCGAGCTCATTTAGTTCCTCTCGTTACGTAATTTCATTAAGACTAACAGGAGGTGCCGAGGACAAGCGTGTGTGGCTGACTTCACTGAGGAGAGACTGTGTCTGAGGCTTGTGGGCTGAAGCTTATCTGTACCCTGGGTGCTGGCCTTGCGTCTCGGAGGGGGGGACCACTACCCTGCCCATAGGGGGTGGCCTGTGCATTTTCCCCATCAGGATGAgattctgatctcggaagcaggGCGTCTGGAAGTCCCCTCCCATGCAATCTGCCGTTTGCATCAGATTAGTCTGCCCTATTAAGGCACCCCCTACTAATCGGTAATGGGCTGCTCCTCCCGTGGGGGCACAGTCCATCCCTGGGGTGGGGTTGGTATTGCCCGTGCCTGTGCCGTGGAAGGGCACCGGGAGGTCCTGCGAGCCGGAGCTGTCGCTGTTGGGCGTGGGAAGGATACTACCCCACACCGGCGGCTGGTGGTAGTACTGCCCGTTGGTGTAGTGTGTCACCGCGCCTGGGGGCATTGCATTGTTGCTGTTGGCAAGTGGCGGCGAGGGGCTGGAGGGTTTCATGGCATAAGGCTGCCCCATGCCCATCTCTGGGGGATAGGTAATGCCCTTGCAAGGGAGACCAGGGTCACGATTCGGGGGCTTGCAGGGGTGTCCGCCCCCTTCCGAGATGTGCTGGAGGTGAGCGAGCTGATGCTGAGTCCAGGACCTCATCTGTGGCTGCTGGGGATTTCTCTGCGGTTGATGGCTTTGATGCTGTAGGTGCTGTTGTTTAATATCGCTGTGATACATGTGGTTCATTGTGGCCATGTTATGCGGAGGCATCGCACTCACTGGCGCAGAAGCAGTCATTTTATCAGGCGGTCCGATAGCGCACGATGGGCGCATTAGCCCGGGAGCGAGTACGTTAGGGTTTCCTGCATGCACCGAGACTCGAGAACTGGCGTTGATGAGTAGATTTCGGCTAATGGGACTTGGGTTGGCGATTTGCCCTTCACACATCGATGTGGCACTGGCGCCCTGAGCCCTGGCCTGGCAGAACTGGCTTATCTGGTGCACAATGCTGTTTAAGTCCGCCTGACAGCCTTGGTGGAGCACTCCGGCCATGGACAATGGAATGGTTGAGGTAGAAACAGTCACGTTAGGAGGGGCGTCTGCAACCGGCAACTTCCGAGGACCCACCTGCAGGCTTGCAGGGGGGTTCTGTAGGTGCTGCTGGGGAAGCAGGATTGCTGAAGGTTGGTGGGCACCAGGGTGGCCTAAAGAAGGAGGGTGGGATAGAGTCTGGGGCCTTGGAAGGCCTTGGGGCTGTTGCGGCATGGAGGAGGAAGGTCTGTGTCCAAGTCCTTGGTGCGGAGGCCCGGGCTGTTGCAGAGTTTGGAGATTCCGAGGGTGCGGAGGAAGCCCCTGCGGATTCTGGGACGCTCTGGGAGGCCCCTGCGATGGGTGGTGCAGGTTTAAAGTGCTGGCCGAGGTGGCTGCATAAGGGCCGCCGGCGGCATTCATAATCACCTCCGGGTGCAGACGTGCCCGTGTGCCGTCGAAGTCCTTGATGACACCCTTGACGAGGGGCACTTTAACGATGGCAAGGAGACCGGTCTTGGCAGTGGCCTGAGAGGAGGGGTAGGGGCTGTATCGGGGGCCAGCGGTGTCGAGTCCGTTGACGGTGCGACGAACGTGGTTCCGCTGAGGGACTTTGACGCTGTTAGGGAAAATCTTGATGGTGAGTGGATTGTTGGCAACCTTTTTAGCATAAGCATCCAATTCCGCAGGGGTTGGATACTGAGCAGATCTCATCCTTTGTGGAGTGTCCCCTATATGGAGCAAAAAGGGACAAAAAGGAAGAAAAATCAAATTATGGcttgaaaaaaattaatatgaaTTCTCAATTTTGTACATAGAGCAGGGCAAGTAGGAAAATGGAGATAAATAACAGATATATTCTCACATTAGAAATTCTGGTGGAAAATGGGAGAAAGAGgccttagaaaaatatattagtACAGCTTAATTTTAcacatacactactagtcaaaggtttttgaacagtaagattttaacatttttaaagatgtctcttccgctcaccaagcctgcatttgtttcatccaaagtacagcaaaaacagtaaaattgtgaaatatttgtaccatttaatataactgtttaaTTCATGTATTCCtttgatcattactccagtcttcagtgtcacatgatccttcagaaatcagtattttaacagaaatcaatattttaacattttcattattatttattattattatcaatatttaaaacagttgggaacatttttttcagtttctttgagcaaggacgctttaaattgatcaaaaagttatttcagataaatgctgtttcagataaatgctgttcttctaaactctATTTAACAAAGAAGCCtggaaaaattatactcagctgttttcaacataataataataataataataataataataataataaatgtttctgggaagcaaatcagaatattagaacaaATTAAATTCAActctgaaatcacaggaatgaattacattttaaaatatattcaaatagaaaacaattatattAAAGAGTATTTCAAAGTTTTATTGTTTTCATGCAGTGTGTTCGGTGTGAAGTCACGTGACAAACAGATGAAGGTGAATGTTCACTTTCTCACTTCCTCTCCATCACTACCAGATGTAACATGCTTCCTGTATGCCAGAGTGTGATCTGCTATAGCATGgaccattcacacacacacacacacacacacacacacacacacacacacacacacacacacacacacacacacacacacacacacacacacaatgcgaACACGCAGACTGCCAGACAACACCACTGACTGTTAAGTACCTCTGTTAAATTTAACAACACCGCTGTGATGTGTCTGTGCTTGATTCTCTTACAGTTTCAGTTTGAGAGTGTGAATTAGAAATTAAAACCTGTCTGGCCCTGCCCCCAAAAATAGAGCAACCACGTATGTCTGTGTGCAGTGTGGTAAGCATCTTAGCCTCGCATGTTCTGTGCTCTAAATAAGCTGTCTAATTGATGAGCCCTTTTTATCAACCTGTCTTTCACACACATCTGTTCTTCTCTCCAGGATCACAGTAATGCTTTTAAAGGTGAACATAAAAGGGGGAAAAACATTAATGAGCTGAATTATTTAACTGGTTTTACATTCAGAAGTCTGCAGGTCTCTGCTCACAATATAAGCTCTTTTTCTGCACAATGCGGCTCTTCCTGAGTGTGACATCCTCACCTGCCAGGACACCTCTGATTCGACGGGTTGAGAATAGAGCAGAGCGggtgagagacagacagaaaaacaaaGGAAGCGAGGGATAGAGAAAAGAAATTGAGGATGATAAGTGCTCTCTGTGAAGCTGCTGTCTGGCTGCTGAAAGGGGGTCTTTGTATAAAACAAGCTTTCATCACTTGAGGGGAGAAGAGAAAAGAGAGATAGAGAGACTTCTGATGTGCACCCACCTGCACTTCCCTTGCTCACACTGATATGGAgttgtatgtgtgtacctggtattcatcacgttgtggggaccaaatgtccccacaaggatagtaataccagtagattttgaccttgtggggacatttctcaggtccccatgaggaaacaggcttataaatcatgcacaatgagtttttctgaggaagtaaaagtgtgcacaatctcctgtgagggctaggtttaggtgtagggcagatgtagggcgatagaaaatacggtttgtacagtatgaaaaccattacgcctatggaatgtccccataaaacatgtaaacccacacacacacacacacacacacacacacacacacacagacagagtaTTAACGTGCGTTTCTATGCGTTCCTGGCCCCCTCATCCCTAGTGAGAGGATAGACAGCCTGTGTAGTGTGACTGAGCTCTTTCATCCAGCCTGAGCGGATTCAGTCAGTGCTCACAGCTCACACTGCCCTGACAAACACCCCAAACACTGAACAAACACACAAGACTTCCCACCAAACacttttcttgagcaccaaatcagcatattagaataatttctaaagtatcatgtgacactgaagactggagtaacggctgctgaaattttagctttgcatcacaggaatctattactttttaaacatattcaaatacaaaatggttattttaaactgtCATAACACTTCACAATATTATAGCATTTctttgtcaaataaatgcagctttgagcATAATAAGTTTAAAATATCTTACCGACCCCAACACTTTAAACAGTATTGTATATgtacagttgagttcaaaagtttacatacaccttgcagaatctgcaaaatgttaattattttagcaaaatgagagggatcatacataatgtatgatatttttcgttcagtactgacctgaataagatatttcacataaaatatgttttcatatagtccacaagaaaaaaataatagttgaatttataaaaatggccctgttcaaaagtttacatacacttgcttcttaatactgtgttgttacctgaatgaaccacagctttgtttttgtttttttgtttagtaatagttgttcatgagtcccttgtttgtcctgaacagttaatctgcccAAACAATGATGCttcaaaaagaaaacacaatgcattaagagctaggggtgaaaacttttgaatttgaagagcagggtatttttaacttattttgtcttctagggaacatgtatgtatcttctgtagcttcagaagggcagtactaaatgaaaaaaatatggtaCTTAGgcaaaagaaaaatgtactcatcttcattctgttcaaaagtttaca
Protein-coding regions in this window:
- the fam222ba gene encoding protein FAM222B, yielding MLACLPGPGDLSLQLHPHSQMNTGLQKWDTPQRMRSAQYPTPAELDAYAKKVANNPLTIKIFPNSVKVPQRNHVRRTVNGLDTAGPRYSPYPSSQATAKTGLLAIVKVPLVKGVIKDFDGTRARLHPEVIMNAAGGPYAATSASTLNLHHPSQGPPRASQNPQGLPPHPRNLQTLQQPGPPHQGLGHRPSSSMPQQPQGLPRPQTLSHPPSLGHPGAHQPSAILLPQQHLQNPPASLQVGPRKLPVADAPPNVTVSTSTIPLSMAGVLHQGCQADLNSIVHQISQFCQARAQGASATSMCEGQIANPSPISRNLLINASSRVSVHAGNPNVLAPGLMRPSCAIGPPDKMTASAPVSAMPPHNMATMNHMYHSDIKQQHLQHQSHQPQRNPQQPQMRSWTQHQLAHLQHISEGGGHPCKPPNRDPGLPCKGITYPPEMGMGQPYAMKPSSPSPPLANSNNAMPPGAVTHYTNGQYYHQPPVWGSILPTPNSDSSGSQDLPVPFHGTGTGNTNPTPGMDCAPTGGAAHYRLVGGALIGQTNLMQTADCMGGDFQTPCFRDQNLILMGKMHRPPPMGRVVVPPSETQGQHPGYR